TTCGGCCGCGCGTTCGCCTACCGGGACGTCGAGGAGGTGTTCGAGGAGTTCAAGCAGACCACCCGCGGCCGCGACCTCGACATGACCGGGATCACGTACGAGCGGTTGCGCGCCTCGCGCGGCCTCCAGTGGCCTCTCCCGGAGGGTCGCGTGGAGGGGACATCCCGCCTGTACACGACCGGCCGGTTTCCCACCTGTTCCGGCCGGGCGCGATTCCACCCGGTGACCTTTCGACCGCCGGCCGAGCCGGTGGACGCAGACTACCCCTTTGCGCTCCTCACGGGCCGGGTCAAGGACCAGTGACACACACGCACGCGCACTGGCCGGATCGCCAAGTTGAACAAGAGCTGCCCGGCGCCCTACGTGGAGATCCACTCCGACGACGCCGCGTCGCTGCGGATCCGCCCCGGCCAGCTGGTGGAGGTGCGCTCCCGGCGCGGGGCCGTGCGGCTCCCCGCCCGCCTCTCGCGGGCCATCCGGCGTGGCGCCGTCTTCGTTCCCTTCCACTGGGCTCAGCTCTGGAGCCCCGAGGCCGCCGTCAACCA
This window of the Dehalococcoidia bacterium genome carries:
- a CDS encoding molybdopterin dinucleotide binding domain-containing protein; translation: MNKSCPAPYVEIHSDDAASLRIRPGQLVEVRSRRGAVRLPARLSRAIRRGAVFVPFHWAQLWSPEAAVNHVTVDACDPVSKEPELKHCAVRLTPLESKRDG